In a single window of the Vicia villosa cultivar HV-30 ecotype Madison, WI unplaced genomic scaffold, Vvil1.0 ctg.002294F_1_1, whole genome shotgun sequence genome:
- the LOC131638373 gene encoding large ribosomal subunit protein eL20y has protein sequence MVSFRFHQYQVVGRALPTESDEHPKIYRMKLWATNEVRAKSKFWYFLRKLKKVKKSNGQILAINEIYERNPTKIKNYGIWLRYQSRTGYHNMYKEFRDTTLNGAVDLMYNEMASRHRVRFPCIQIIKTATIPAKLCKRESTKQFHNSKIKFPLVFKKIRPPTRKLKTTYKAKKPNLFM, from the exons ATGGTTTCTTTCAGG TTTCATCAGTACCAGGTGGTTGGGAGAGCTCTCCCTACGGAGTCAGATGAGCACCCGAAGATTTATCGTATGAAGCTTTGGGCTACCAATGAAGTTCGCGCCAAGTCCAAGTTCTG GTATTTCTTGAGGAAGCTGAAGAAGGTGAAGAAGAGCAATGGTCAAATCCTTGCTATCAACGAG ATTTATGAGAGGAACCCAACCAAGATTAAGAACTATGGTATCTGGTTGAGGTACCAGAGTAGGACTGGCTACCACAACATGTACAAGGAGTTCCGTGACACCACTCTTAATGGTGCCGTTGATCTCATGTACAATGAGATGGCTTCACGCCACAGGGTTCGTTTCCCCTGCATTCAGATTATCAAGACTGCCACCATCCCAGCTAAGCTCTGCAAGAGGGAGAGCACCAAACAATTCCATAACTCCAAGATCAAGTTCCCATTGGTTTTCAAGAAGATCAGACCACCAACCAGGAAGCTCAAGACCACCTACAAGGCCAAGAAGCCCAACTTATTTATGTAA
- the LOC131638361 gene encoding uncharacterized protein LOC131638361, whose protein sequence is MFQWIYTEASKLRFGCVIKIYDNGSDRIGAFVTLACERNEKYRPSLQNFKREETCSRGYWLTNNKWKFNVICGLHNHDLCEKLVGDPIPCRLMPKEKKYVYDMTLNLVQPKNILATLKCKRLGNIVNIRQVLSRRYQTKLALKGDITETSR, encoded by the coding sequence ATGTTTCAATGGATTTATACAGAGGCATCCAAATTGAGATTTGGTTGTGTAATCAAAATATACGATAATGGTTCAGATAGAATAGGTGCATTTGTGACATTGGCATGTGAAAGAAATGAGAAATATAGACCttctcttcaaaatttcaaacgaGAAGAAACATGTTCACGAGGTTATTGGTTGACAAATAACAAATGGAAGTTTAATGTGATATGTGGTTTACATAATCATGATTTGTGTGAAAAGTTAGTTGGTGATCCAATTCCATGTCGTCTTATGCCGAAAGAGAagaaatatgtttatgacatgacATTGAATTTGGTGCAACCGAAAAACATACTTGCAACCTTGAAGTGTAAGAGACTTGGGAATATTGTAAATATTAGACAAGTGTTAAGTAGGCGCTATCAAACTAAATTAGCGTTGAAGGGAGATATAACTGAAACTTCTAGATGA